The Streptomyces sp. NBC_01298 genome contains the following window.
CCAGAGCAGTAGCTGTCGAAGGGCGTTTCTCGGGACTTCCGCTCCGGCGAAGGTTGATGTCCAGCCAGTCATTGCCCTTGTCCCCGTACGGCTGCACCCGCAGCTCACGGTGATAGAGGTGAACCCCACCGACGTGACGGAGCCAGCTACGGATGGCCGGCGTGTCCTGCTCGGCCAGCCGCACCTCCTTTTTGGCCGCCGAAGGGTTGAGGTTGAACATCCAGAGCTCGAGCGTCGCCTCAGGTGCACTGAAGGCGAGGGGCGGTGCTGCGTTCTTCGTCTTGCGTCGCGTTCCCTGGCGGTGACCGACCTCTGCATGGCCGCCGGTGAACTCCGCCTCGCCACGCCAGTTGTAGAGCGTGGCGGAGGCCAGTCCCTCGCTGTCCAGCACGGCTACGAGCCGGTACTCGTGGTATCGGAGCAGGGTGGAGTTCACCAGCCGTGAAAACCCGGCGTACTCAGGGGTGTCACACTCCACCCTGAAGGCAGTGTTGTCGGCGAAGGGTCCGCTGAGCAGGAGCAGTGATCTGGCCAGTCGCTCCCCTGCCTTTGCGGAGATGCTGTGCCGTAGCCCAGTGACGGTGACAGTGGTTCCCTGCTTCCACGCAGGCGTCCCGTCGGCGGCCGTTGAGTCAAGCGTTCGCGTCTCTATCCCCAAGGGCACATCCTCGACAGCATGCGAGGCATCTATGCGATCCCAGTCGATGCTGAGGACATGCTCGATCCCGGGCTCTGTACGGGACCGCGTGGTCACGGTCACCGTGGTGCCGAGCCGTAGAGCGGCGAGCCGACCGAGGCCCTTCTCACCGACCTTGCGCCGCCCCAAGCGGGAGTACCTGGAGGACGGCTTACTGGATCTGCCGATCAGAAGGAATCCTGATGCGAGTTCCGCCTCCGTCATCCCATCGCCGTCGTCCGACACAGTCAGCGTGCCGCCGACCTCTGCCGCGCCGCTCAGCTTGATGCGGCAGATCTCCGCATCCGCGTCATAGGAGTTGCGGACCAGCTCCATAATCCCCAGATCGGGATGCGGGACTAGCTCCTCACCCAGCCGGGCCAAGATCTCAGGAGCGAAGCGGAGTCGATGGTCCATCAAGCGAGCCTCCCCGGTGGGAACAATGCCGGGGCCGGGACGCTATCCCCTCGCGGGCATGTTAGCCGGGGATCGATGCACGGTAGGAGAGTTCAGCCGGGCCGCATTGGGGCAGCACCTCAGCAAAAGGCGCGGCCTGGTCTTCTGTCGGCGAAGTGGCGGGGTCGCCGTGCCTAACGCGGTCCATGACGACCCGGAGGCCGGTCGCAGCCGGGTCCGCTTCACCTTCTGCAAGCAGGAGGATGCCCTGCGAGAGGCTGTTTCTCGCCATCAGCCATGGTGAGCGCCCCATTACCGCCGCCGCCGAACCATCCCTCGACTACAGCTCAGGGCGAACGGTGCAGTAATTCTCAGGCCAAGGCTGGAAGTTGATGCCGAGCGCAAGCTACGCTCACGCACCCATAACCCTATAAACGCAGGTGACCCCGGCGGTGGTTGCACACCCCGGGGCCCGACACCGAAGAGGACTAGTCTTCGATGCGCATCAATCGTAGCGCGCGCACGCGCTACTTCACTGTCCTGGGCAACGAGGTCCTACGGGATCGCCGTCTCAGCTTCACCGCCCGCGGCCTCCTCGCCTATCTGCTGTCCCTGCCGGACGGCGCCCGTGAGGACGTCCGCACCCTCGCCGACAAGAACCCCGGCCTCGGCCGCAGAGGCGTATCCAAGGCCCTCGACGAGCTGGTCAAGGTCGGCTACTACATCCGCCGTACGGTCCGAGACGAGGACAGCGGCCAGGTCCGCACCGAGACGTACCTCTTCGACACCCCGCAGGCCAGCGGCTCGGCCCCGCTTCCCGCACTGGCGGGAACCGGCGAAGCGGAGGCCGGGAAGGCGGGAGCGTTCCCCAAGGGGAACAAGAACCCGGAGGAAGAACCCACCCACCCTGTCGCGGCGGCCACGAACGCCGAGCCGCCCGCTGGGCGGGCGGAGGAAACGACTCCGGACCAGCCCACCCCTGCCCCCGTACCAGCGGATATGGGGCGCGGAGCCGCGCTGCTGTCCCGCCTGGGCAGCGTCGAGCCCAAGCTGGCTCTGTGCGCCGCAGACGCCCTCACCCTCGCGCCGCTGGCCGCACGGTGGCTGGACGCCGGGGTGTCCGAGCTGGCAGCCCGCTCGCTCCTCACCGCCGGGCTACCCCCAGTGGTGCACAGCGCACGGGCACTCCTCGCGGACCGCCTCGTGCGCAAGCTGCCCGCACCGCGCGCCCGGCAAGATGCCGCCGCGTCGGCGGCGCCGCTGGCGGAGTGCGCCGAGTGCCGTGATCCCCTACCGCGTGGCCAGCAAACCGGCATCTGCGCCGTCTGCGCGGGGGCGACGGCCCGCGTCGGCGAGGCCGCACCCGTCATGGAGACGGTGACCGACCATGTGGCCGCTCTGCGGTCGGCGCTGCGCGCTCGGCCGACGACCGCCGCAGGCCCACTCCAGCCGTTCCTCAACCCAAAGGCGGTCAGATAACCGCTGGAGAGCACATATAGGTAGACCCCGCAGCATGCTGCGGGGTCTACCTATATGAAGAAACCGGCGGTGTCCTACTCTCCCACAGGGTCCCCCCTGCAGTACCATCGGCGCTATCGGGCTTAGCTTCCGGGTTCGGAATGTAACCGGGCGTTTCCCCAATGCTATGACCACCGAAGTGTTTTGGCAGGTAGCTACTCAGAGCAGCTCCTCTTTGCCTAGGCGACATCTTACATGCCGCTGATGGTGCCTCTGTGGCGGTTGTCGGACCATCGGCTCACGGAACCGGCAATGGCGGGCGTGAGAGGCACTCCAAGGATCTGGTGGCGCCAGCCCCCGCTTCACCACATGGTCATTTCCCCCTTCAGCAGCGCGTCGCGCGCCTTCGCCCCCTCGATCGGTCCGACGAACCGCTGGGACTCCATGAGGCCCCTCAGCCGCCCGACCTTGCGCTGAAGCACCGAGGTGGACCCGACCTGCGTCGAGACGCCAGCTCGGCCGCCTGGCACAGCAGCTCCCGGCCACGAAGGCGCTCTGTAGGTGGACCGGCTTGTTCGCCCCCCGGCAGGACCAGCCTGCCCCCCTTGCCGACCAGCTTCTCGGCGCCCGGCTGGTCCAGGTTCGCCCGGCTGTCGGCGAGGGAGGAGACGGCGAAGGCCAGCCACGAGAGCACATTCGCCTTGATCAGATCGGTCACCACGTCCACCGAGAGCCGGTGATCAACGAATGACACACGGTTCCCGGGCGCCGTGGGCTCTCGCGCGCTTCAGTAATTGCCTCCCGGGGTTGCCAGGGAATGGCGGACTTAGTATGTATCTCCATCAAACGACTTCACGGGGGTGCCCCGTGAGAGGATCGCTGACGTGAAACTGATCGAGAACACCGAGGCACGACGGGTGGAGGCGCTCAGTCTCCTTGACCCTCGGACCCAGGCCGCCCTGGGGCAGTTCTTTACCCCTGCCCCAGCCGCCGGCCTGATCGCCTCGATGCCTCGTCTAGGCGCCCTGAGCAATACCGTGCGCGTTTTGGATCCTGGCGCCGGCGTCGGCTCGCTGACCGCCGCACTGGTGACCCGGCTGCACGAAGAGCGCCCTGACCTGAACGTTCATGTCGTTGCTGTGGAGACCGACCCGCAGGTCATGCCTTACCTGCGGGCCACACTCGAGGAATGCAAGGCAACCTACGGCACCACGTTCGAGCTCGTGCAGGGCGACTACCTCATCGACGATGACGCACTCATCGACGGGCCGTTCGACCTCGTCGTCGCCAATCCACCCTATGGAAAGCTCGCCGCAGGCAGCCTGCACCGTACGCGCACTGCGCGGCACCTGGTCGATGCCAGCAACATCTACACAGCCTTCTGGGCCAGGGCCACAGCTGCCCTCGCACCCGGCGGCCAGATCTCGATCATCGTGCCCCGCTCCTGGGCCAACGGCACCTACCACCGAGCCTTTCGTCAGTGGATGCTCGACCGCACCAGCCTCGACCTCCTACACGTCTTCGAGAGCCGCAACACGGTCTTCGCCGACACTGGCGTTCTCCAGGAAAACGTCATCGTGGCTGGAACGCGGGGTGACCAGCAGCGACAGGTCGTCCTGTCGGCCTCGATTGCGCACCACGACGCCCCGCTGCGCCGCACCGTCCCGTTCGACGCGGTGGTCCTACCCGGGGACCGCGAGCAGTTCGTCCGCTTCGACGACTCCGCCGTCGTGCCGCCGGCCGTCTCGTTCACCCTGGCCGACCTGGGCTTGGGCGTCAGCACAGGCAAGGTCGTCGACTTCCGTAACCGCGAACACTTGACCGAAGACCTCGGCGCCGACGGTGTTGTGCCGATGATCTACCAGGCCAACGTGCGCGGTGGAGAGATCGAGTGGCCACAGCGCCCCGGGAAAAAGCCGCAGGGCTTCTTGCCCAGCACCGAGGCCGCCCGCAAGCTGCTCCTGCCCGAAGGGCACTACGTCGTCATCAAGCGCTTCTCCGCGAAGGAGGAGAAGCGGCGCGTGGTCGCGGGCGTCTGGAAGCACGACGGCCCGGTTGCCATGGACAACAAGACCAACTACCTGCACGAGAAGAAGGGGCCTATCGACCCTCAGCTCGCGCACGGGCTGATGCTCTGGCTGAACTCCTCGACGCTCGACGCGATCTTCCGCACCTTCTCCGGTCACACCCAGGTCAACGCCGGGGACGTCAAGACGCTCCCCTTCCCCTCCCGTGACGACCTGGTGCGCCTGGCGGAGAACGCGCCGGAATGGCTCCCAGAACAGGCTAAGCTCGACGCCCTCGTAGCTGACTTGTTCCCCGCTGTCGTAGGCTCCGCAGAGTGACCAGCACCTTAGAAGCATCCGTCGACAACGCCGGCGTCCTCCTGCAAGCCTTCGGCTTCGACAAGGTCCGCTGCAATAGCAGGTCCGCCCTGACAGCTCTCGTGCTGCTCGGCCTGGAACCTGGCGAGACGTGGGACGCGGCGACCAACCCGCGTCTCGGCGTCACAGAAGTCATGGGCGTCATTGCGGATAAGTGGGGTAAAACGTACGCCCCGAACTCGCGTGAGACGTTCCGCAAGCAGACGCTCCACCAGTTTGTCGACGCGGGGTTCGCCGAGCACAACTCCGACGCTCCCGAAGGGCGCGCGGTCAACTCCTCCAAGAACAATTACCGGATCGCTCCGGCCGCTCTGTCCGTAGTGCGTCTCTTCGGCACCCCGGGGTTCCAAGGCGCCCTCGACGCCTGGATAGCCGAGGCGCCCACCCAGCAGGCCGCTTACAAGGCCACTCGCGACATGCAGATGATCCCGGTCAAGCTGCCCGACGGTTCTGTGTTCCGGCTCTCTCCTGGTGGCCAGAACCCCCTGATCCGGGACATGGTCGAGGAGTTTTGCCCTCGCTTCGCCCGCGGTGGACAGTTGCTCTATCTGGGGGACGCCAAGGATCACCGCTACGACATCCGCCATGACGACGCCTTCGCACGTCTCGGGCTGACCTTCGACGAGCACGGCAAGAACCCGGACCTCGTGGTCTATGACGAGAAGCGCGGTTGGCTCTTCTTGATGGAGGCCGTCACTTCTCACGGACCGATCGACTTCGGACGGCGTGAGCACCTTAAGAAACTCTTCGCGACGGACAAGGCGGGGCTGGTGTTCGTGAACTGCTTCCCGGACCGCGCCACGATGCGCAAGTGGCTGGCCGACCTCGCGTGGGAGACCGAAGCCTGGGTGGCTGATGCGCCTGATCACCTGATCCACCTGAACGGCTCACGGTTCCTCGGCCCCTATGAGGGGCCTTTCAAGCTCGCCCTCTGACTGGGCGAACCCCAGGCCACGGTCGTGACCTGTCCGATGCACGCGAGGACAACCCGGCGGTCAGTGGCGCAAACAGCTCCTCTTTCAACAGAGTCTCGGGGAGCCGGCGGACATGACTGCCGGCCTATGCACCTCAGCCGGTCCGAGGTGCATAGGTATGCCGCTCAGCAGCAGGTGTAGGACGGGTTGGCCTTGTCCGCGGTAAGACGCTTGTCTGGAGTCGTCGTCTAGCTTCCCCGCCCGTGGACCGCCCTCAGCCTCGGGCCCCGAGCCAGCTCAGGCCCCTGAGCCGTGGCGGACCACGACGTCAGCCGAGAAGCCGGCGTGCCGCAGCGGCGCGGCGGCCTCGATCATGCCAGCCAGTGCGGTGTGTGCCACCCGGAGCTGTGGGCTTTGTCGGCCGCTCTCGCCGAGCGGGGCTATGGAGCTGCGGTGCAGTCGGACGGCGCGCCGGTAGAGCAGTTCGATCTCGCGGTTGAGGGCGAGGACGGACATCTGGGGGTCGCGGGTGATGAGGTACTGCCCGAGTACGTAGAGGAAGCACTCGTGCTCCTTCTCGCACATGTTGTCCCGGTCCCAGACCTTGGCGACTTCGAACTGGCTGGGGGTCATGTGGTCGAGAGCGGCCTCTCGCGGCATACCGTCTTCGCCGGCCTCCTTGACGAGGTCCCACAGTTCGAGGCCGAGATCGGACGGCGACCTGCGTCGGGAGTTCACAGCTGATCCCCTTCCCCGCCACCGAGGAGCCGGGCGAGTTCGTCGTCCATGTCCGTCTGGCCGGTGGTGACGACGTGCTCGCACCAGTCGCAAACCGCGCGGACCTTCTTGAGGCTGTCCAGCACCGCTTCCTCCTCCTCGGTGGTCAGCAGCTCCTCTTGCGCGAGAACGACGGCGTTCTGCATGGACACGCAGAAGCTGGTGCACTGGCCCAGGATCCTGAGGATGGAGGAGGGAGCGTCACGGTAGGAGACCGTGGGGCTTGGGGGCGTCGGCTGCTGGTTCTGGCCCGGCGCCTCTTCGGAGTGGGTGCCAGCCTCGACGTCAATGTGGGCCTGTTGCTCCAGGCGTTGACCTCGGTCACGGTTGGCATCGCGGACAGCGCGTCGGAACCCCGGGTCCTCCACGGCTTGGCGGAGTACTTCGGTGCGGTCGGCGAGTTGGGTGACAGCTATGGCGGCCTCGTCAGTGTTACGGAGGAGCCGCTTGGCCGTCTCGATCCGCTCTCCAGGCGTGGCGGGGTTGTTGGGCAGGGATTGGATGGCTCGCTGGGCTGTGTCGTAGTGCCAGACGCCCTGATCACGCGGATCCAGGTCGTCCGACGGCTCTTGCTGAATCAGTTGGAACCGGTTGGGCTTCCCAGATAGGACGAGATGGACACTCCAGGGGACGTCATCGCGTCGCGTCTCTGCCGGCCATGCCGTCGAGACGTATCGGTACTTCTTCAAGCTGCCCACGGAGGACCTGATCTGCTTGGCGATGAGGGCCGTGAGCTGGCCGATTTCTCCGTAAGGACGAGCCGCCATCATCTCGTTGAGCATGTCGCCCAACTCGAAGTTACTCGCGCTCTTGGTCCGGATGATGCGCCGGCCGCGGTGGACGTATCGGATCCACTCGTCGCGCGTAAAGCCGGGTGGGATTTCCAGGACAGGCATGCATGGCTCCTGTGCTTGTCGTCGAAGCCAGGTGCAGGAGAACGCCCCCGGGCGGCCGTAGCCGCGCCCACGAGACCTGACTGTGCCTGCTCGGCAGCGTCCTGCTCGTCAGCATCCGACGGGAGGCGTGCTTCTAGGCGCAGAGAGGGAAACTCGGTACATCAGCTTCAGGGGGAGCAATCGGGTGAGACCCCCGCGCGCCCGCAGGGCCTTGCCGAGTGCTCCCCGTGTCCGAGTGCGCGGTAGCGTCCCCTGTAGGACCAATCGCGGAAGGGACGGCCACCGGATGCCGCAGCGCACTGACAGCACCGACAGGCGTGAACAAGTCGGTCTGATCCTCGACTTCGCCGGAGTGCTTACTGCCAGCCCGCTCGCTGTCCACCGTGCGTGGTGCGTGTCCGAAGGGCTGGCCCCGGAGGCGTGGCGCAGCACCCTCAACGATCACCCGGAGGGTCGGCGGCTGTACGCGGCCCTGGAGGTCGGGGAGATAGGGCAGGCGGAGTGGAACGAGGGGACTGCCCCTCTGCTGGGTGCGCACGTGGACCCGGTGAACCTGATGGGCCGGGCGTGGGCCGGGGTGCCCGCGGCTCGTCGGATGGCTGCCCTTGCTCGTGCGGCACGGGCGGCTGGCCATCGGGTCGCCCTGCTGTCCAACAGCTTCGGCCTTGACCCGTTCAACCCGTACGAACACGTCGGGATCTGGGACCTGTTCGATGTGCACGTCGTCTCCGAGCTGGTCGGCATGGCCAAGCCTGATCCGGAGATCTACCGACTGACCCTGGATCGCATCGGCTTGCCTGCCGAGCAGTGCGTGTTCGTGGACGATCACGCGGTGAACCTTCCGCCGGCCGCAGAGCTGGGGATCACCACCGTCCACGTCACCAATGAGGATGAGGCCGTTGCGGAGCTTGAGGACCTCCTGGGGGTCAGCGCGGTTCTTGCCGCGTGACCCCAACTTCCGGCTGATCAAGGGCTGTCGGCCCCACTGCTCCTGCCAGTACCGTCCGTATGAGGCCAATCACACGGAGGTGCTGGAACATGCAGTGGTCGGAGTACACCACCTCTGAGCGGTTGAAGACGCTGCGCGGCGGGATGACGCAAGAGCAGTTAGCGGAAGCTGCCGCCGTGTCCGTGGGCGTGGTGCGCAAGCTGGAACGTGGAGGTACCGCGTCGCTCCCGTCGCTGCTGTCCATCGCCGACGCCCTCGGCACGGACATCGCCGTACTCCTCGGCCAGCAGGCACCCCGCCGGTCCATGGACCGCGACGAGCGGGCCGCGCTTCGGATGGTGTCCGCGGCTACCCATGACGCCGCCATTGGTATCCCCGCCGACGTCGAGCCGGGCACCGTTGAGGAGCTGCGCGCAGCCGTCCGCCGGGCGGATGAGGCCTACTGGGCAGGCCGGTACACCGAGCTCGGGACGCTCCTGGGCCAGCTCCTCCCCGAGGCGAAGGCCCGCTTCGATGCCGCCGACCACGCTGAGCGGGAGGCCGCTGGCGGTGTCTTGATCGACACCTTCCAGACGGCCGGTATGGCCGCCAACGTGCTGGGCTCCCGCGATCTGGCCTACGCGGCGCTGACGTACGGCCGTCAGATCGCTGTGCAGGCCGGGGACGACCTCCGCGACGCCCACCTGGCCGCCACGACGGCGTGGGTCAACCTGCGCGACGGCCGCACCACGCAGGGGTTCGCCCTTGCCGCGGCGCAGGCCGACCGGATCGAGCCCAAGATGAGCGAGCACGACCCCGACCGGCTGAGCGTGTACGGGCAGCTCGTCACGAACGCCGCCGTGGCCGCATCACGAGGCGGTGCGAGCCCGGACAGCGCCCGCGAGTACCTCTCCCAGGCCCATGCCGTAGCCGCCCGTATCGGGGATGAGCACGCCCGCGGCGACCACGCCCAGCCGTACGGGCCCATGTACGCCGCCACACAGGCCATGAGCATCGCCGTGGCCCTCGGCGATACCTCCGGCGCGCTGCGCCTGATGGACACCGTCCGCCTGGACGACACCGTGCCGCTGGCCACACGCGCCCGCTACGGCTTGGACGTCGCCCTCACCCACGTGGAATGCCGCCGCTGGGAGGCTGCCGCCGACACCCTCGAAGCCGTATGCACGATGGCCCCCGGCTGGGTGCGCCATCAGATGCTCCCCGGCGTCATCATCGGCCGGCTAGCCGGCGTTTCCGTCGGGCGTCTCCGCGGTCTCGCCAGCGTCGCCGGGGTCCCCCTCGGAGTGCGCTGACCCGAGACCCGACTACCACGCCCCGTAGCAGTCGGCAGGCCGCCACCTGCCTGACTACTACGGGGCGTTGCACATGCTCGACCGCCGGGCCCCACGCTGCCACGCTCCGTGGCACCGGAACCCGGCACGGACTGTCGGCGCTGCCACGGGCCGTGTCTGGGCCCGCGTACCTCTACGCAGCAGCCTTATGGGCATGCCGAACAACCCGATCGGCGGCCTCGGACACGTACCCGTCGCCGTCTACGCTTGCGCTCCCACCGCTGTCGCCGTCCGAGACGGTGAGAGACGCTGCCGCCACTACGCCGGCGCCCGGCACTGGCACGTTGCCGGTGCGTGGTCCGATCTCGACCCCGCGGTGCCTCTCGACGAGCGCCCCGGCTGGCAGGCCATAGCGTCCGCCCTGTCCACCGGAATGATCCGGGGAATCATCGTGGGCGCCTTCTCCCATGTCGCTGCCGACGCGGCCCAGTTCGCCGGCCTCGGAGTCCTCATCCGCGACAGGGGCGGATTCCTCGTGCACGCCGCCGGCACCCTGCCCCGCCGTACCCCCGGCGAGCTGCAGCGCCGCCGCGACATCACCGACGCCTCCTCGGGGTGGTCCCCGTGGGGCGACACGCCACAGGCAGACACCTCGTGAACGCCGGGCGCCTCCGGTCGACCGCGGTCGACGACGTCGGGCCTGCCCGATGAAGCAGTACTTAGCGGTCTTGGCCTACGTCATCACTGTCACCGCCTTGGTCCTTGCCCTGGCCATCGCCGGAACCCCGGACTACTGAGACATCAGAGGAGCGACATGACCCGCACTGCCAACCGTGGCTTCAACCACCGGCAGGCGATGAGCGAGGAGTGGTTCCGCACCCGGGTTCTTCCCCGTGTATCCGGCCTGCGCTTCCTCCCCTACCAGGTACGGCAGATGAGCCGCGAGCACCTCCCCACGATGCTGCGCTACAAGGGCCGGAAGAGCATGGCCCGTATCGCCGGGGATCTGCTGATGGTCTCCGCGCGGTGGCGCTGCCTGCCGTTCCACTACTTCCGCTACGGCGGGTACCGGCGCGAGGTTTCTTCCGAGCGGGCGTGTGCGTACCTGCCGGAGACCACCTTGTTCCACCGCCTCCTTCCCCGCGTGAACCGGGACACCATCGACCTGGACGACAAGGTGGTCTGCAAGAAGATCCTTGCTTCCGCCGGCATCCCGCAGCCCCCACTGATCGCGAGCGGTAACGGCCGTGCAGGCGTCACCTCCGAGGGCGACGAGGTTTCGCTGGAGGCCGTCCTCGATCACGCTTCCGGCTCCGGGCGCGTGGTGTTCAAGCCCTCCCGCTACTCCAGTGGCGGCTCGGGAGTCGTGATCGTGCGGCCCGGCGAGGACGGCTTCGATCTCGCGGCCTACGCGCAGCGGTGGGGCACCTGGCTGGTCGAGCACCACGTACCGCAGCACCACGACCTGGACGTGCTGAACCCGTACGCCCTCAACACCTTCCGGGTCATCACCCTGCTGACGAACGGTACCGCCGAGGTGCTCTACATGATGCTGAAGCTTGGCGGCGTCGACAGCACGACGGACAACTCGGCCGATGGCGGCTTGCAGATCCGGGTGCACCCCGACGGTGAACTGGACCGCCACGGCTACGACCGGTACCTCAACGCCCAGACTCGCCACCAAGTCAGCACCGTGCCGTTCGCCGGCCACAGGATCGCCCACATCGCCGCGGTCCGCGAGCTGGCCGCCCGCTGCGCCCGTCTGTTCCCGCAGGTGCCCTTCATCGGCTGGGACATCGCGGTCACTCCCGGGGGACCGGTGGTCATCGAGGGGAACAGCAGCCCTTCGCTCGCACATATCCAGCGCACCCATGGCGGTGTCGCTCCGGATCTCGTCCCGGCGCTCCGCGCCGTGATGGATCGCCCGATCATCTGACCAAGGAGTTCTCGTGGAAGACCTGAAAATGCAGGCCCGCGCCGCAGCCGCCGGCCTCCTCGACACCCTCCAGTCCATGCCCGAGGTCCAAGCGCTCTACGTCCTCTCCTCCTCTGCCGACGCGCCCAACAACGTCACACGGTTCAGCACCGACTCCGACTTCGACCTCGCCATCGTCCTCGACGTCCCGCTCAAGGAGGACGAGTGGAGGCCCTCCCCGGCGGACACGTACGCCCTGGTCCGCGAACGGCTCCCCGCCTGGGTCCCCGAGTTCAGCTTCTACCTGCCGGTCCCCTGGGGGCGCATGGAGGTCAACGTCCACCAGCTCCTGTTCCATTACGAGGCCGACCCGCGCACGACGTGGAACAGCGACAAGTGCGACGCCTACGCGAACAAGGGCGAACCGCTGCTCGACCGCGAGAACGCCTTCGAGGCGTTGATCCTCCGCAAAACGAAAGAGCAGCTCTGGCGGCTGGAGGGCGAGACCCACCGGCTCCACAACCGGATCACCTGGGACGTGCGCGAGATCCCCCTCCGCATGGCGCGCCGCGTCGGGACACCCACCGGCCACTTCGTCCTGTCGGGCGCCCTGGACGAGATCGTGGACTGGCTGTACGCCCGCTCAGGCCGGCTGCTGCCGAACATGAAGTGGAAGCTCCACTCCCTCGGCGCACTGGGCCTGATCAGCACCGAGCAGGAAAACCTCCTGATCGAGGCCCAGCAGTGCGACCCCCTGTCGATGGTCGACCTGGAGCGCCGGTGCGAGGCCCTGGAGGCGTTCTGCCGCTCGGCCGGAATGGACCTGAGCACCCGGGCCATCGAGACCGTGCGCAAGGCGTACCAGCGGGCCAACCACCACATCCTCGGGGAACACGCATCCGTCTTCGCTGACCGTCCCTTCCCCCGATTCGTCTCCTGAGGTGAGTACGACGATTCCAATTAGACGCTGTTGTCAGCACGTCAGTACGCTGCGTGATCCACGCACCCAGGAGGAACGATGGCGATCAAGGTCCACAACACACTGACCGGACGGACGGAGGATTTCCGCCCCGAGCGGGAGACCGAGGTGCGGATGTTCGTGTGCGGACCTACCGTCTACGGCCCCAGCCACGTCGGCCACGCGAAGACCTACACGCAGTTCGACTTCATCGCCGCGTACCTGGAAGCGAGCGGCTACAAGGTCACCTACCTCCAGAACATCACCGACGTGGACGACAAGATCATCCGGCGTTCCCGGGAGGAGAACGTGCCTCCGGAGGACATCGCGGCCTTGTTCGAGAAGCAATACCTGGAGGACATGGCCGCGCTGGGGAACACCCGCGTCGACGTCCACGCACGGGCCCACGATCACATCGACGCGATCGTGGACCAGGTCAAGCGGCTCATCGCCCGCGGCCACGCCTACCAGCTCGATGACGGCTGGTACTTCGACCTGGCCTCGTTCCCCGCATACGGCAAGCTCTCGGGCCGGACCGACCTGCGCCCCGAGGACTCGGTCTCGCGGATCGACGACCACTCCAAGAAGCGCAGCC
Protein-coding sequences here:
- a CDS encoding sugar-transfer associated ATP-grasp domain-containing protein; translated protein: MTRTANRGFNHRQAMSEEWFRTRVLPRVSGLRFLPYQVRQMSREHLPTMLRYKGRKSMARIAGDLLMVSARWRCLPFHYFRYGGYRREVSSERACAYLPETTLFHRLLPRVNRDTIDLDDKVVCKKILASAGIPQPPLIASGNGRAGVTSEGDEVSLEAVLDHASGSGRVVFKPSRYSSGGSGVVIVRPGEDGFDLAAYAQRWGTWLVEHHVPQHHDLDVLNPYALNTFRVITLLTNGTAEVLYMMLKLGGVDSTTDNSADGGLQIRVHPDGELDRHGYDRYLNAQTRHQVSTVPFAGHRIAHIAAVRELAARCARLFPQVPFIGWDIAVTPGGPVVIEGNSSPSLAHIQRTHGGVAPDLVPALRAVMDRPII